In the Solibacillus sp. FSL K6-1523 genome, one interval contains:
- a CDS encoding GntP family permease, giving the protein MLFFIILLGVLFVVFATAKLKLHPFLALIFSSFFVGIASGMPLLDVVTNINTGFGSLMTSIGIVIVAGTMIGVILERSGAAYRMAEVVLRLVGEKHPQLAMSIIGYIVSIPVFCDSGFIILSSLQKSLAKRAKVTIASMGVALATGLFATHVLVPPTPGPIAAAGNIGASQYLGTIILVGLLVAIPATFVGYLWAVKVASKIEVPLDKEDAMDYEDVIKSFGKMPSTFSAFFPIVLPIILIGIGSIATLVGDSESTFNMILRFIGSPIVALLLGVLAAFPLMPNFKEETLTGWVGDSLKDAAPILLITAAGGSFGTIIKETGVGEMLQKMDLGSLSEGALFLLVPFLIAAALKTAQGSSTTALVITSTLIAPMLVTAGVEGAFPLALVVMAIGAGAMTVSHVNDSFFWVIAQYSGMTVTQAYKAQTMATLLQGLTTISISIVLWLIFV; this is encoded by the coding sequence ATGTTATTTTTCATTATTTTACTAGGGGTATTATTTGTTGTATTCGCAACGGCTAAGTTGAAGCTTCATCCATTTTTAGCATTAATTTTTAGTTCATTCTTTGTTGGTATTGCAAGCGGGATGCCACTGTTAGACGTTGTCACAAATATTAATACGGGCTTTGGCAGTTTGATGACGAGCATCGGGATTGTGATTGTGGCAGGAACGATGATTGGAGTAATTTTAGAGCGCTCAGGTGCTGCGTATCGTATGGCTGAAGTCGTACTGCGCCTTGTTGGGGAAAAGCATCCGCAATTAGCGATGTCTATTATTGGTTACATTGTATCCATTCCTGTATTTTGTGATTCAGGCTTCATCATTTTATCAAGCTTACAAAAATCGTTAGCTAAGCGAGCTAAAGTAACAATTGCCTCTATGGGAGTTGCCTTAGCAACAGGCTTATTTGCAACGCATGTTCTTGTTCCACCAACACCAGGTCCAATTGCAGCGGCAGGAAATATCGGTGCTTCACAATATTTAGGGACAATTATACTTGTTGGTTTACTTGTTGCCATTCCAGCAACATTCGTTGGTTATTTATGGGCTGTAAAAGTAGCCAGTAAAATTGAAGTTCCGTTAGATAAAGAAGATGCTATGGATTACGAAGATGTCATCAAATCATTTGGAAAGATGCCTTCTACATTTAGCGCATTTTTTCCAATCGTACTACCAATTATTTTAATTGGGATCGGTTCGATTGCTACACTTGTCGGGGATTCAGAATCGACATTCAATATGATTTTACGCTTCATTGGTAGTCCCATCGTCGCATTATTATTGGGGGTTTTAGCAGCATTCCCACTAATGCCAAATTTCAAAGAAGAAACGCTGACGGGCTGGGTTGGTGATAGCTTAAAAGATGCTGCGCCGATTTTATTAATTACAGCTGCGGGTGGTTCATTCGGAACAATAATTAAAGAAACAGGCGTTGGCGAAATGCTACAAAAAATGGATTTAGGATCTTTATCAGAAGGCGCATTATTTTTACTCGTACCGTTTTTAATTGCAGCTGCGCTAAAAACCGCACAAGGTTCATCCACAACTGCGTTAGTTATTACATCTACTTTAATCGCACCAATGCTTGTAACAGCTGGAGTAGAGGGCGCATTCCCATTAGCACTTGTTGTGATGGCTATTGGTGCAGGTGCTATGACTGTTTCACATGTCAATGACAGCTTCTTCTGGGTCATTGCACAATATAGTGGCATGACAGTCACACAAGCTTACAAAGCACAAACAATGGCAACTTTATTACAAGGTTTAACAACTATCTCGATTTCTATTGTTTTATGGCTAATTTTTGTTTAA
- a CDS encoding bifunctional diguanylate cyclase/phosphodiesterase: MQKKGAKIPFYKQLVQFVLVSIILLAMLIFWSEGVYGVFIVDNYVTIHLLIEIFIIVVSLTIAIQSWLISPYILSSVRLCLGALFLTVGLLEMIHTLSYKGMPFFLTESMTYAPTWFYMISRLILPIGVIVILTVKEKTISASYRWIVYSISLLFSIGCVVLVYAQMPWLPSLVQEGSGPTVLKITLQYAAIFLQCIVLLFLMYYFKRAPRIMFYMICGSVYLIMSDVLYTTYNDVYDIKNFVGHILQLLASYLFFRAIYYSSIEEPFQQLTETQKHLKNSQEKMQFMAYHDDITNLPNERYLMENLKKRIYINDSQSAILAIEIDRFSTFKASLGKTCADQMLGMTAKRLQQILPGKYVLSILRDGSFILVIDDMKNTQYLMQLALQLQQIMKEPFDIQHFSLKGVLNIGIALYPVDAKNEEEFVMAAIYAMDEARKHPSRIKFYETTMSYGMAEKVILENDLHNALENDELFLEYQPQINIQTGEIVSVEALVRWQHPKKGWISPSVFIPVAEESGLIIPIGQWVLETACMQVKQWEQEGLPPLKIAVNLSIGQLFQQDLVEMVQKVLEKTALQPQYLQLEITESMTINIDHMSAVLQDLKKLGITIAVDDFGTGYSSLAYLKDFSIDCLKIDRSFMQKIQTNSTDEALVAMIISMAKHLQLKVVAEGIEEVEQLAYLKGSHCETVQGYLFSKPIQPKLLQENYGEIRDNAQRILKQLALIEA; encoded by the coding sequence ATGCAGAAAAAAGGTGCAAAAATTCCTTTTTACAAACAGCTAGTTCAATTCGTACTTGTATCTATTATTTTACTTGCAATGCTTATTTTTTGGAGTGAAGGAGTATATGGTGTCTTTATAGTGGATAATTATGTAACGATCCACTTGCTAATTGAAATTTTTATTATTGTTGTGTCACTGACCATTGCGATTCAGTCTTGGTTAATTTCACCATATATCTTATCTAGTGTACGTCTTTGTTTAGGAGCCTTGTTTTTAACTGTTGGTTTACTTGAAATGATACATACTCTATCTTATAAAGGAATGCCATTTTTTCTTACGGAGAGCATGACCTATGCTCCAACATGGTTTTATATGATATCTAGGCTAATATTGCCGATAGGTGTTATCGTAATATTGACTGTCAAGGAAAAAACAATTAGCGCATCTTACCGGTGGATTGTATATAGCATATCTTTGCTTTTCTCAATAGGTTGTGTTGTTCTTGTCTATGCTCAAATGCCTTGGTTACCGTCACTTGTTCAAGAAGGCAGTGGACCGACTGTTTTGAAAATAACTTTACAGTATGCCGCTATTTTTCTTCAATGTATCGTGCTGCTATTTTTGATGTATTACTTTAAGCGGGCACCTAGAATAATGTTTTATATGATATGTGGTTCCGTCTATTTAATAATGAGCGATGTTCTTTATACAACTTACAATGATGTGTATGATATTAAAAATTTTGTGGGACATATTTTGCAATTATTGGCGTCCTACTTATTTTTTAGAGCGATTTATTATTCTTCCATTGAAGAGCCGTTTCAGCAATTGACCGAGACGCAAAAGCATTTGAAAAATTCTCAAGAAAAAATGCAATTTATGGCTTATCATGATGATATTACAAATTTACCGAATGAACGCTATTTGATGGAAAATTTAAAGAAAAGAATATACATAAATGATTCACAAAGTGCTATTTTAGCCATAGAAATTGATCGTTTTTCAACATTTAAAGCATCACTAGGAAAGACGTGCGCAGACCAAATGTTAGGGATGACTGCGAAAAGACTACAACAAATATTACCTGGAAAATATGTACTTAGTATTTTAAGGGATGGGTCATTTATACTTGTTATAGATGATATGAAAAATACTCAGTATTTGATGCAGTTAGCTCTACAATTGCAGCAAATTATGAAAGAGCCTTTCGATATACAACACTTTTCGCTGAAAGGAGTTTTAAATATTGGAATTGCTCTGTATCCGGTAGATGCGAAAAACGAAGAAGAGTTCGTGATGGCTGCAATATATGCGATGGATGAAGCGAGGAAACACCCTTCACGTATTAAGTTTTATGAAACAACAATGTCCTATGGTATGGCGGAAAAAGTTATTTTAGAAAACGATTTACATAATGCACTCGAAAATGATGAGTTATTTTTAGAATATCAACCACAAATCAATATACAGACAGGAGAAATTGTATCTGTCGAAGCACTTGTGAGATGGCAACATCCTAAAAAGGGATGGATATCGCCAAGTGTATTTATCCCAGTTGCAGAAGAATCGGGTTTAATCATTCCGATTGGACAATGGGTATTGGAAACCGCATGTATGCAAGTAAAGCAGTGGGAGCAAGAAGGTTTGCCACCATTAAAAATCGCTGTCAACTTATCAATTGGTCAGTTATTCCAACAAGATTTAGTGGAGATGGTACAGAAGGTGCTTGAAAAAACAGCACTTCAACCGCAATATTTACAATTAGAAATTACGGAAAGTATGACAATTAATATTGACCATATGAGCGCTGTTTTACAGGATTTAAAAAAACTAGGCATCACAATAGCAGTGGATGATTTTGGAACAGGCTATTCATCTTTAGCTTATTTAAAAGATTTTTCCATTGATTGTTTAAAAATAGATCGATCCTTTATGCAAAAAATCCAGACTAACTCTACGGACGAAGCACTTGTCGCTATGATTATATCAATGGCGAAACATCTGCAATTAAAAGTCGTTGCGGAAGGAATTGAAGAGGTTGAACAGCTAGCCTATTTAAAAGGTAGTCATTGTGAAACGGTGCAAGGATACTTATTTAGTAAACCGATTCAACCAAAGTTATTGCAGGAAAATTATGGAGAAATTCGCGACAATGCGCAACGTATATTAAAGCAACTGGCATTGATTGAAGCATAA